In Prochlorococcus marinus XMU1404, the following proteins share a genomic window:
- a CDS encoding ABC transporter permease, whose protein sequence is MELQQYNLFFLYQETFALTKRLFIQLKRRPSTLLAGILQPIIWLFLFGALFSKAPEGFLPGVDSYGNFLGAGLIVFTAFSGALNSGLPLMFDREFGFLNRLLVAPLTSRLSIVLSSFIYITILSFVQSIVIMVVSYILGYGWPNLYGLGIVFTTLILLVLFVTSISLCLAFVLPGHIELIALIFVINLPLLFASTALAPISFMPNWLGWLASLNPLTFAIEPIRTAYTETMNLELVALHAPYGDLTCKSCISILFSLTVFSLIIIRPLLNRKLN, encoded by the coding sequence ATGGAATTACAACAGTATAATTTATTTTTTTTATATCAAGAAACATTTGCCTTAACAAAGAGGTTATTTATTCAATTAAAAAGAAGACCATCAACTCTTTTGGCAGGAATATTACAACCCATAATTTGGCTTTTTTTATTTGGGGCACTATTCTCTAAAGCTCCTGAAGGTTTTTTACCAGGAGTTGATTCTTATGGGAACTTTTTAGGGGCGGGACTTATTGTTTTTACTGCTTTTAGCGGAGCCTTAAACTCTGGTCTTCCTTTAATGTTTGATAGAGAGTTTGGATTTCTTAATAGATTACTTGTGGCTCCTTTAACCAGTAGATTATCCATAGTTTTATCTTCTTTTATTTACATAACAATCCTAAGCTTTGTTCAGAGTATTGTAATAATGGTTGTTTCATACATTTTAGGTTATGGATGGCCTAACTTATATGGTTTAGGAATTGTTTTTACAACACTGATTCTATTGGTTCTTTTTGTGACATCAATAAGTTTATGTTTAGCGTTTGTCTTGCCTGGACATATTGAATTAATCGCTCTTATATTTGTGATAAACTTACCTCTTCTTTTCGCAAGCACTGCTTTAGCTCCAATCTCTTTTATGCCAAATTGGCTTGGGTGGTTGGCCTCATTAAATCCATTAACTTTTGCGATTGAACCTATTAGGACTGCTTATACAGAAACTATGAATTTAGAACTAGTGGCTTTACATGCCCCATATGGTGATTTAACTTGTAAGAGTTGTATATCAATTTTATTTTCTTTAACAGTTTTTTCTTTAATTATCATAAGGCCTCTGTTAAATAGAAAGTTAAATTAA
- the groL gene encoding chaperonin GroEL (60 kDa chaperone family; promotes refolding of misfolded polypeptides especially under stressful conditions; forms two stacked rings of heptamers to form a barrel-shaped 14mer; ends can be capped by GroES; misfolded proteins enter the barrel where they are refolded when GroES binds), whose amino-acid sequence MAKQLSFSNESREALEKGVNIVANAVKVTIGPKAKNVVIEKKFGSPDIVRDGSTVAKEIEIENPISNLGAKLIEQVASKTKETAGDGTTTATILTQKMVQEGLKNIASGANPMELKKGMEAGLAFVLEKLSSRSISLSGSDIQKVATVSAGGDEEIGSIISKAMDIVTSDGVITVEESQSLETELDITEGMSFDRGYSSPYFVTDQERQVCELANPKILITDQKISTLVDLVPILEEIQKSGSPFLILAEDIEGEALTTLVLNKNSGVLNVASVRAPLFGERRKAALEDIAILTGAKLISEDKSMTLDKVSINDLGKAKKITITKDKTTIVAFEDTKNLVKARVEKLKREVNITESEYDQDKINERIAKLAGGVALIKVGAATETEMKYKKLRIEDSLNATKAAIEEGVVSGGGQTLIEISDDLLNLSQTSSDDLRTGINIIKEALLEPTKQIAKNAGFNGDVVVAEIKRLNKGFNANSGKYEDLKDSGILDPTKVIRLALQDSVSIAAMLLTTEVAIADIPEPEAAVPGGPGGDPMGGMGGMGMPGMGGMGMPGMGGMGMPGMGGMGMPGMGGMGMPGMM is encoded by the coding sequence ATGGCCAAACAGTTAAGTTTTTCTAATGAATCAAGAGAAGCTCTAGAAAAAGGTGTAAATATCGTAGCTAATGCAGTAAAGGTTACTATTGGGCCAAAAGCAAAAAACGTTGTAATAGAGAAGAAATTTGGTTCGCCAGATATAGTAAGAGATGGATCTACAGTTGCTAAAGAGATCGAGATTGAAAACCCTATTTCCAATTTAGGCGCGAAATTAATAGAACAAGTCGCATCCAAGACAAAAGAGACTGCAGGTGATGGAACAACAACAGCAACCATTCTGACTCAGAAGATGGTTCAGGAAGGATTAAAAAATATTGCTTCTGGCGCCAACCCTATGGAGTTAAAAAAAGGTATGGAGGCAGGCCTAGCTTTTGTCTTAGAAAAATTAAGTTCCAGAAGTATTTCATTAAGTGGTTCTGATATCCAAAAAGTTGCAACAGTCAGTGCTGGAGGTGATGAAGAAATTGGATCTATAATTTCGAAAGCAATGGATATTGTCACTTCAGATGGTGTAATAACTGTTGAAGAATCTCAATCACTAGAAACAGAATTAGACATAACTGAAGGAATGTCTTTTGATAGAGGTTATAGTTCTCCATATTTCGTAACAGACCAAGAAAGACAAGTTTGTGAACTTGCAAACCCTAAAATATTAATAACTGATCAAAAAATCTCAACTTTAGTTGATCTAGTTCCAATACTTGAAGAAATTCAGAAGTCAGGCTCACCTTTTCTAATTCTTGCTGAAGATATCGAAGGAGAGGCTTTAACCACTCTGGTTTTAAATAAGAATAGTGGGGTTTTAAATGTTGCTTCCGTAAGAGCTCCGTTATTTGGTGAGAGAAGAAAAGCTGCCCTTGAAGATATTGCAATTCTTACAGGGGCGAAGTTAATTAGCGAAGATAAATCGATGACACTTGATAAAGTATCGATTAATGATTTAGGAAAAGCAAAAAAAATAACTATCACAAAGGATAAAACTACAATTGTTGCCTTCGAAGACACTAAAAATTTAGTTAAAGCACGAGTAGAGAAATTAAAGAGAGAAGTTAATATAACTGAATCAGAGTATGATCAAGATAAAATCAATGAAAGGATAGCCAAACTAGCTGGAGGAGTAGCTCTTATCAAAGTAGGAGCTGCTACAGAAACAGAGATGAAGTATAAAAAATTGAGAATCGAAGATTCCCTTAATGCTACGAAAGCTGCTATTGAAGAAGGTGTTGTTTCTGGAGGAGGACAGACTTTAATTGAAATATCAGATGACCTTTTAAATTTAAGTCAAACATCTTCCGATGATTTAAGAACAGGGATAAATATAATTAAAGAAGCCCTTTTGGAACCCACCAAACAAATAGCAAAAAATGCTGGTTTTAATGGTGATGTAGTTGTCGCTGAAATTAAAAGACTTAATAAAGGCTTTAATGCTAATTCAGGAAAATATGAGGATTTAAAAGATTCAGGAATATTAGATCCAACCAAAGTAATAAGATTAGCTCTTCAAGATTCAGTATCTATTGCAGCTATGCTCCTTACAACAGAAGTTGCTATAGCCGACATTCCAGAGCCTGAAGCCGCAGTTCCTGGAGGGCCAGGTGGAGATCCAATGGGAGGAATGGGTGGCATGGGTATGCCAGGAATGGGTGGCATGGGTATGCCAGGAATGGGTGGCATGGGTATGCCAGGAATGGGTGGCATGGGTATGCCAGGGATGGGTGGCATGGGTATGCCAGGGATGATGTAA
- the fabG gene encoding 3-oxoacyl-[acyl-carrier-protein] reductase — translation MSNTDSLSGKVALITGASRGIGKEIALELSHQGAEVFINYSSSDEKAEEVVNSIKNSGGKAHKLKFDVSKEDSVILAFEEIIKINGTIDILINNAGITRDGLLMRMKSEQWDDVLNTNLKGVFLCTKYASKFMMKKRSGSIVNISSVVGIIGNPGQANYSAAKAGVIGFTKTCAKEFASRGINVNAIAPGFIETEMTEKLNTEDILKVIPLGKLGSCTQIANLVSFLVSSDAGSYITGQTISIDGGMSI, via the coding sequence ATGTCCAATACAGATTCATTATCAGGCAAAGTTGCTTTAATTACTGGAGCTAGCAGAGGAATTGGTAAAGAAATTGCTTTAGAACTAAGCCACCAAGGAGCAGAAGTTTTTATTAATTACTCTTCTTCTGATGAAAAAGCTGAAGAAGTTGTAAATTCAATAAAAAATTCGGGAGGTAAAGCTCATAAATTAAAATTTGATGTTTCAAAAGAGGATTCTGTCATTTTAGCTTTTGAAGAAATAATCAAAATTAATGGCACAATTGATATCCTCATTAACAATGCTGGCATTACGAGAGATGGACTATTGATGAGAATGAAATCGGAACAATGGGATGACGTATTAAATACGAACTTAAAAGGAGTTTTTCTTTGTACCAAATATGCTTCAAAATTTATGATGAAAAAAAGAAGTGGCAGCATTGTAAATATTTCATCTGTTGTTGGAATAATTGGTAATCCAGGGCAAGCAAATTACTCTGCCGCCAAAGCTGGAGTTATTGGATTTACCAAAACTTGCGCTAAAGAATTTGCTTCAAGAGGTATAAATGTAAATGCAATAGCTCCAGGCTTTATAGAAACAGAGATGACTGAAAAACTGAATACTGAAGATATTCTTAAAGTTATACCTTTAGGGAAATTAGGAAGTTGTACTCAAATTGCGAACTTAGTGTCATTTTTAGTTTCAAGTGATGCAGGAAGTTATATTACAGGGCAAACAATTAGTATTGACGGGGGTATGAGTATTTAA
- the ispD gene encoding 2-C-methyl-D-erythritol 4-phosphate cytidylyltransferase produces MHFLIPAAGSGSRMKAGKNKLLIDLEGESLIFWTLKSVFSASSTNWVGIIGQPKDKNLLLNSAKDFAHRVHWINGGDTRQKSVFNGLNALPKDAKKVLIHDGARCLINPELIDLCAKQLDENEAVILATKVTDTIKIVDNEGFIKETPDRNYLWAAQTPQGFLVDRLKKAHKMAIDKNWKVTDDASLFEILNWKVKIIEGTYSNIKITSPLDLKIAKLFVKKA; encoded by the coding sequence GTGCACTTTTTAATACCAGCTGCAGGGAGCGGTAGCAGAATGAAAGCTGGAAAAAATAAATTACTTATTGATTTAGAGGGAGAGTCTTTGATTTTTTGGACACTTAAATCTGTATTTTCTGCAAGCTCAACAAATTGGGTTGGAATAATTGGGCAACCGAAAGATAAAAATTTATTATTAAATTCAGCAAAGGATTTTGCCCATAGAGTCCATTGGATTAATGGTGGTGACACCAGACAAAAGTCAGTTTTTAATGGTTTAAATGCGCTACCAAAAGATGCTAAAAAAGTTTTAATACATGATGGTGCTAGATGTCTAATTAATCCTGAATTGATAGACCTTTGTGCCAAGCAATTAGATGAAAATGAAGCTGTAATTTTGGCTACTAAGGTAACTGACACAATAAAGATTGTTGATAATGAAGGTTTTATTAAAGAAACACCTGATAGAAATTATTTATGGGCAGCGCAAACTCCTCAGGGCTTTTTAGTAGATAGATTAAAAAAAGCTCATAAGATGGCAATTGATAAAAACTGGAAAGTCACAGATGATGCATCACTATTCGAAATTCTTAATTGGAAAGTGAAGATTATTGAAGGAACTTATTCAAATATAAAAATTACATCCCCTTTAGATTTGAAAATAGCAAAACTTTTTGTGAAGAAAGCTTAG
- a CDS encoding S66 peptidase family protein: MVFRLKKGDLIDILAPGSFIDEDENFQKGIEILKNWGLEINDNNSLLKKFGYFAGDDQTRFEELEKAQNSKLIIFAKGGWGSARLLEKDPSWQHGLMLGFSDTCSLLLSKYSQGFIGSIHGPMVTGLFKEPEWSLERLRNLLFEGYVEDIGGIPLRGGKAKGEIIVSNLTIATFLIGTNHFPDCKGKIIIFEDINEDIYKIDRMLTYLRMTKTFTEIAGIGFGSFSNDSYDLEWKDLLKNCIFERLKEFDFPILFDLPIGHISGNACIPLGYEATLNGDDGILSIDTPF; the protein is encoded by the coding sequence ATGGTTTTTAGATTAAAAAAAGGTGATCTAATAGATATTTTAGCTCCAGGCTCCTTTATTGATGAAGACGAAAATTTTCAAAAAGGCATAGAAATCTTAAAAAACTGGGGCTTGGAAATTAATGATAATAATTCTCTATTAAAAAAATTTGGTTATTTTGCAGGTGATGATCAAACTAGATTTGAAGAACTAGAAAAAGCACAAAATAGTAAGCTAATCATTTTTGCAAAAGGAGGCTGGGGTTCAGCAAGACTATTAGAAAAAGATCCTTCTTGGCAGCATGGTTTAATGCTTGGATTCTCAGATACATGTTCTTTACTACTATCTAAATATTCTCAAGGATTTATAGGTTCTATTCATGGCCCTATGGTCACTGGCCTTTTCAAAGAGCCAGAGTGGAGTCTCGAGAGATTAAGAAATTTACTTTTTGAGGGATATGTTGAGGACATAGGAGGAATTCCTTTAAGAGGTGGGAAAGCTAAAGGAGAAATTATTGTTTCTAACTTAACTATTGCTACTTTTTTAATTGGTACTAATCACTTTCCGGATTGCAAAGGAAAAATAATAATTTTTGAAGATATTAATGAAGATATTTATAAAATTGATCGCATGTTAACTTACCTCAGAATGACTAAAACATTTACTGAAATTGCTGGCATTGGATTCGGAAGTTTTTCTAATGATTCCTACGATCTTGAATGGAAAGATTTACTAAAAAACTGCATTTTTGAAAGACTCAAAGAGTTTGATTTTCCTATTCTTTTTGACCTCCCAATAGGCCACATATCTGGAAATGCCTGCATTCCTTTAGGATACGAAGCCACCTTAAATGGTGATGATGGCATTCTTAGTATCGATACACCTTTTTAA
- a CDS encoding 4-hydroxybenzoate polyprenyltransferase has protein sequence MKYKIGYMQNKNRQIKLSTFFELLRWNKPTGRMILLIPAGWSLYLTPDANPTFLMLLRIILGGLLVSGLGCVANDIWDKKIDQRVFRTKNRPLAANKIGLKTAYSILFFLILCSFFLTLSLPQPGRILSISLAFLALPIILIYPSAKRWFKYPQLILSICWGFAVLIPWAANEGNLNSIVLLFCWLATIFWTFGFDTIYALADKKYDIKIGINSSAVNLQNNTRITIQICYFLTSSFLALCGFINQMDFIFWPIWLTTSILMQRDILKVFPEEKQSIKNIGNHFKNQSIYGGALLLGIIIAS, from the coding sequence ATGAAATATAAAATAGGTTATATGCAAAATAAAAATCGACAAATAAAATTAAGTACTTTTTTTGAATTATTAAGGTGGAATAAGCCGACTGGAAGAATGATCTTACTTATTCCTGCTGGATGGAGTTTATATTTAACCCCGGATGCTAATCCAACATTTTTAATGTTGCTAAGAATTATTCTGGGAGGACTACTAGTAAGTGGATTAGGCTGCGTGGCTAATGATATTTGGGACAAAAAAATTGATCAAAGAGTTTTTAGGACAAAAAATAGACCTCTAGCTGCAAATAAAATCGGTCTTAAAACGGCTTATTCAATTCTTTTCTTTTTAATTTTATGTAGCTTCTTTTTAACTTTGTCACTACCCCAACCTGGAAGAATCCTTTCCATTTCACTTGCTTTCTTAGCTTTACCTATTATTTTAATTTATCCTTCTGCCAAAAGATGGTTTAAATATCCTCAATTAATCTTATCCATATGCTGGGGTTTTGCTGTCTTAATTCCCTGGGCCGCAAATGAAGGCAATTTAAATAGTATTGTTTTATTATTTTGCTGGCTAGCTACCATTTTTTGGACTTTTGGCTTTGACACGATTTATGCTTTAGCAGATAAAAAATATGATATCAAAATTGGAATAAATAGTTCCGCTGTTAACCTCCAGAACAATACAAGAATAACTATTCAAATTTGCTATTTTTTAACTTCTAGTTTTCTCGCATTATGCGGATTTATTAATCAAATGGATTTTATTTTTTGGCCAATTTGGCTTACAACCTCAATCTTAATGCAGAGAGATATACTAAAAGTATTTCCTGAGGAAAAGCAATCAATAAAAAATATTGGGAATCACTTCAAAAATCAGTCAATATATGGAGGAGCCCTTTTATTAGGAATTATTATTGCCTCATAA
- a CDS encoding Ppx/GppA phosphatase family protein, whose product MINESDLRYFQEKQTLVASIDIGTNSTHLLIAEINLELKSFSIKFTDKSTTRLGERDEDGNLTDEAIQRALVTLKRFKEYCKSNGVKQIVTAATSAVREAPNGQDFIRRVLDETAIQIEMISGSEEARLIYLGVLSGMAFEDQSFVIIDIGGGSTELILADKKDAIALTSSRIGAVRLKNDFLNKESLNSERSSFLTTFIQGSLEPSIRKIKSRSKGNNPLSMIATSGTATSLGNLISDDLGESKQKLHGYKFKRENLQNVLEKLIKLPVSEIKKIPSLSERRAEIIIPGALILNTAMEMLNFNELIISERALREGLVVDWMLRKGIIKNELNIQSNIRKTTIVHQAKKFGVDNTRAEKVIDIAFQIYDQTKNIFHTDNDPKAKELLWAASNLYNCGKYVNVSSYHKHSWYLIKNCDLLGYSEAETNIIASIARYHRKTLPKKRHESWQSLISKEDKTLVLEMSLILRLAASLDQRPDKVISSVQIKLRENILKFELVPINKGHDLLLEKWNLGLCCNVIKELKNLDLKVI is encoded by the coding sequence ATGATAAATGAATCAGATTTAAGATATTTTCAAGAAAAGCAAACTTTAGTAGCTTCGATAGATATTGGAACTAACTCTACTCATCTATTGATAGCAGAAATTAATCTGGAATTAAAATCATTTTCAATAAAATTCACTGATAAATCAACCACTCGTCTTGGAGAGAGAGATGAGGATGGTAATCTTACTGATGAAGCAATCCAAAGAGCATTAGTTACTCTTAAGAGATTTAAGGAATATTGTAAAAGTAATGGAGTAAAACAAATAGTAACAGCAGCAACAAGTGCAGTTAGGGAAGCTCCAAACGGTCAAGATTTTATTAGAAGAGTTCTTGATGAAACTGCTATTCAAATAGAAATGATAAGTGGTTCTGAGGAAGCCAGATTAATTTACCTTGGTGTTCTTTCTGGTATGGCTTTTGAAGATCAGTCTTTTGTAATCATAGATATTGGAGGAGGATCTACAGAATTAATACTTGCAGATAAAAAAGATGCAATAGCTCTCACCAGTTCGAGGATTGGTGCTGTAAGACTAAAGAACGATTTTTTAAATAAAGAGTCTTTAAATTCAGAAAGATCGAGTTTTCTAACAACTTTTATTCAAGGATCTTTAGAGCCATCCATTCGAAAAATAAAGAGTAGATCTAAGGGAAATAACCCTTTATCTATGATTGCAACAAGTGGCACCGCAACCTCATTAGGAAATTTGATTTCAGATGATTTAGGAGAATCTAAACAAAAGTTGCATGGTTATAAATTTAAAAGGGAAAATTTACAGAATGTATTGGAAAAACTAATTAAATTGCCAGTTTCGGAAATCAAGAAAATACCTTCATTAAGTGAGAGAAGAGCAGAAATAATTATTCCAGGCGCATTGATATTAAACACCGCAATGGAGATGTTGAACTTTAATGAATTAATAATAAGTGAGAGGGCGCTTCGAGAGGGTTTAGTTGTTGATTGGATGCTGCGTAAAGGGATAATAAAAAACGAGTTAAATATTCAAAGCAATATTAGAAAAACGACTATAGTTCATCAGGCAAAAAAGTTCGGAGTAGATAATACAAGAGCTGAGAAAGTTATCGATATTGCCTTTCAAATCTATGATCAGACTAAAAATATCTTTCATACCGATAATGACCCTAAAGCTAAAGAACTTCTTTGGGCAGCCTCTAATCTTTATAATTGTGGGAAATACGTAAATGTTAGTTCATATCACAAACACTCTTGGTACTTAATAAAAAATTGCGATTTATTGGGATATTCTGAAGCAGAAACAAATATTATTGCTTCGATCGCTAGATACCATAGAAAGACTTTACCCAAGAAAAGACATGAGTCTTGGCAAAGTCTAATATCCAAAGAAGATAAAACATTAGTTCTTGAAATGTCATTAATCCTGAGATTAGCAGCATCTCTTGATCAAAGACCTGACAAGGTAATCTCCTCAGTTCAAATAAAATTACGGGAAAATATTCTTAAATTTGAACTTGTTCCTATAAATAAAGGCCATGATCTTCTCCTTGAAAAATGGAACTTAGGATTATGCTGTAATGTTATAAAAGAGCTAAAGAATTTGGATTTAAAAGTTATTTAG
- a CDS encoding helix-turn-helix domain-containing protein produces the protein MKEIKSNPEDNTKPQSSLKRIGNFIKEARLSRNQSVEELASDLKIGSHQLKAIEEGNEEELPEKVFIKAMVRRISQKLKLDTEFIMNELKTERQEIKIEEIVEEVAKKTRKSKDPSPLGFWIFILISGFLGLVASSLIFNLFSESFQNQTPKQELIKKTK, from the coding sequence TTGAAAGAAATAAAATCTAATCCAGAAGACAATACAAAACCACAATCCTCGTTAAAGAGAATTGGAAATTTTATTAAAGAGGCAAGGTTAAGTAGAAATCAATCTGTTGAAGAATTGGCTTCTGATTTAAAAATTGGATCTCATCAACTAAAAGCCATAGAAGAAGGCAATGAAGAAGAGCTCCCTGAAAAAGTATTTATCAAAGCAATGGTTCGTAGAATTTCTCAGAAGCTGAAACTTGATACAGAATTTATAATGAATGAATTAAAGACAGAGAGGCAAGAGATAAAAATAGAAGAAATAGTTGAAGAAGTGGCTAAAAAAACTAGAAAATCTAAGGATCCAAGTCCACTAGGGTTCTGGATATTTATTTTAATTTCAGGCTTTCTTGGATTAGTCGCCTCATCCTTAATTTTTAATTTATTTTCAGAGTCTTTTCAGAATCAAACTCCAAAACAAGAACTTATTAAAAAAACTAAATAA
- the cobM gene encoding precorrin-4 C(11)-methyltransferase has protein sequence MDKKISFIGVGPGDPDLLTIKALKKIKSADVIIWTDSLIPEKILDFSKEGSENIKTSSLNLEQITSTMIKKFQEGKTVIRLHDGDPCLFGAIREQIDILKKEKIEIEVIPGVSAFQVAAAYHEAELTIPEVTQTIILTRAGGRTGMPEKESLKDLAKHNSSLCLYLSARHVKRSQDTLLEFYRPETKVIVGFRVSWDDGWTSLIELKDMENFSIEKKLIRTTIYIISPAINNSQNRSNLYNPSYSHLFRNK, from the coding sequence ATGGATAAAAAAATATCCTTTATTGGTGTTGGTCCCGGTGATCCAGATTTATTAACAATAAAAGCTTTAAAAAAGATAAAGAGTGCAGATGTCATTATATGGACTGATTCTCTTATCCCTGAAAAGATTTTAGATTTTTCTAAAGAAGGTTCTGAAAATATAAAAACAAGTTCTCTCAACTTAGAGCAAATCACCTCAACTATGATAAAAAAATTTCAGGAAGGAAAAACTGTTATAAGGTTGCATGATGGAGACCCTTGTCTTTTTGGCGCGATTAGAGAACAAATAGATATTTTAAAAAAAGAAAAAATTGAAATCGAAGTTATTCCAGGTGTAAGTGCTTTTCAAGTGGCAGCAGCATATCATGAAGCTGAGTTAACTATCCCAGAGGTAACGCAAACAATAATTTTAACAAGAGCCGGAGGAAGAACTGGTATGCCCGAGAAAGAATCTCTGAAAGATCTTGCGAAACACAATTCCTCTTTATGCCTTTATCTAAGTGCTAGGCATGTAAAAAGGTCTCAAGACACTTTACTAGAGTTTTATCGCCCAGAGACTAAAGTTATTGTTGGATTCAGAGTATCTTGGGATGATGGTTGGACATCATTAATAGAATTAAAAGATATGGAAAACTTTTCTATTGAAAAAAAATTAATTAGAACAACTATTTACATAATTAGCCCAGCAATTAATAATTCTCAAAACAGGTCTAATCTATATAATCCATCATATAGTCATCTTTTTAGAAATAAATAA
- the lgt gene encoding prolipoprotein diacylglyceryl transferase: MLIFQAFIQSPGETFLNLGFITIRWYGLLISISVLIGLFVSKKLAKSRNINPDYISEILPSLIIFSIIGARAYYVIFEWRQYSGDNFFTSLELFNNTIQIPSFLAVWEGGIAIHGGLIGGLLTIIYFCKSRNIHLKTFIDILIPSIILGQSIGRWGNFFNNEAFGVPTNLPWKLFIPIQNRPLEFINYEFFHPTFLYESFWNFLTFILLILVFNKQSKTDFLRPGFISCLYLISYSFGRFWIEGLRTDPLCIGGLPPFCSGGIRMAQFISIFLFSSGLIGIFFLRLRTYSGKSRKNG; the protein is encoded by the coding sequence ATGCTTATATTTCAAGCTTTTATACAATCTCCAGGAGAAACTTTTTTAAATTTAGGGTTTATAACTATTAGATGGTATGGATTACTTATTTCGATTTCAGTTTTAATAGGCCTATTTGTCTCAAAAAAACTTGCAAAGTCAAGGAATATTAACCCAGACTACATTAGTGAAATACTTCCATCTTTAATAATCTTTTCAATAATTGGAGCTAGAGCTTATTACGTAATTTTTGAGTGGAGGCAATACAGCGGAGATAATTTTTTCACTTCTTTAGAACTATTCAATAACACCATTCAAATACCTTCTTTTCTAGCAGTTTGGGAAGGAGGCATAGCAATCCATGGAGGTCTAATTGGAGGATTATTAACTATTATCTATTTCTGTAAGTCGAGAAACATTCATTTAAAAACTTTTATAGATATATTAATACCCTCGATTATTCTTGGACAATCTATAGGAAGGTGGGGAAATTTTTTCAATAATGAAGCATTTGGGGTTCCTACAAATTTGCCTTGGAAATTATTTATACCTATCCAAAATAGACCTTTAGAATTTATTAATTACGAATTTTTTCATCCTACTTTTCTCTACGAGTCATTTTGGAATTTTTTAACATTCATCCTCCTTATTTTGGTCTTTAATAAACAGAGTAAAACAGATTTTCTTAGGCCTGGCTTTATTAGCTGTCTTTATTTAATAAGTTACAGCTTTGGAAGATTCTGGATTGAGGGTTTAAGAACTGACCCACTATGTATTGGTGGGCTTCCGCCTTTCTGTAGTGGCGGTATAAGAATGGCTCAATTTATAAGCATTTTTCTATTCTCTTCTGGATTAATTGGAATATTTTTTTTAAGATTAAGAACATATAGTGGTAAAAGTAGAAAGAATGGATAA